In Oryzias latipes chromosome 10, ASM223467v1, the genomic window TTTGTGTTAGGTTGACACAAACAGCAAGAGGAAAGCATCAACGGTCATATCAGGGGTTTGCTGGTGGAAAAATGCATCGCCAGGATTATTGTtatcgtttttgtttttctgaacttCTTTGGTAAAATCCTTGAATAGTGCTTTAAAACCTTCTTATAAGACCCAAAGATTGCTTTACATTCACCCATGCTCACACACATTGatacacactggtggtggcacTGCTGCTTAAGCCTGGTGGCatcctataaccaccaggagcaatgtggggttcagtgtatTGGCCAAGGACACTTTGTGACAGCACATGATTTTTAATACCTCTCCGTCTGCCATTCCCACCACACCAAGTCAGGGTGGATGATAACTGGAGAATAGCGGCCTGATATCGGCCTCCGTGTTGGCAACAGCAACCAACAGTGGTTGCTCTAGCTATTGTTCTTGGTGACCACTTTTTAAACAGCATAAGAATATAATTTttgatttaagtaaaaaaaatgcctgCACACATTCCACTGATtctgaccccccaccccattcCCTTTGCACACTTCATAGTAGAGATCTTTGAGGTTCCTGAGCTCAAATAATatgcttaaaaacatcaacaatcaTTTTATGAAAGAGTTTAATACTCATGAGCAGTAATAATGAAAAGCTTTGAAGCAACCGTGAGAGGTGCAGTATAAAAACGACAGGGGGTCAATCAGAGGTGTGGAACCCTCATTGGGAAGAATTCAGAGCCTCTGGAACAGCGACTGTTTTCAAAAAGGTAATAGCCTGTATTTACataattttaatattaatgAGAGGAAACACTCCTTCAGTGGACAACAGATCAGACTTTGGCTCAAGTGTGTCTCCATAATGAAACCCAGTGTTTCTAAATGTATGCTTATTAGCCTCTTGACACGTTGGGCGTTTTGTTTGTCACATTTCATTTGAATTCATTCATTCTGCTTTGTTGCATGCACAGGTGCAGCTTTATGTGAACAGATCAGAGAGTGCAGGTGGACACCGAGATCTGTGCTTGCCTTTTTTTCCAACATCAAACTGCTAATATTGTTACTATAGCAGCAGCGGTGGTGAAATAGTGTCAGATACATCTTTTCATTGAGTTTGTATTCCCCGTGGgacaaaaaagagaagaaataaaatttgGTTATTATATCAGCTCTGTTTACCACACAGTTAATAAACTGCAGTATGTTTTTGTAATGCCTGCCAGCAAAATAGGACTCATTCAAAGTTGCACACAACTCTGAATCTGGTCAATTTACTCTGAGGAATGCCTTAAGATTATGACTGAGCCTGCAGGAGTTATGGCTGAGCATTCATCTCTGTTCTgcgcaatttaaataaaaaaaacagataaaaatgcCTGCTGTAATCAATTCTACTACCATTTGTCTAAAGATAAAACacttaacaacaaaaataataccATTTACTGTATGTGCTAAAACAATTGCATCTGCGCTAGAGTATTCATTGTTAAGTGTAATGTGAACACGAGCCAGCAGGATGTGTGGACGGGTAAAAGTGCTTTATCTTGATAAGTGtagtattttgtttgttgtcttgttacTTTGTGATCATATGTTGGCAGATCGTATTGTTGAAATAAACAAAGATGTTTTGGGTTACAGACACTAATCATTTGTTGGTTTCAGCTGGTTATAAAACTGTGATTTTACCACACACTCtcagaaaatacttttatttctatatttgctggagtttctgaaaaaaatggtttattccagtgaggaatactcagaaatctgcTTAGTCGGAAAGTTATGGATGCTTTAAAATGCACATATAGCTGTCAGAAGGAAGGCAGAGAGAAAGTCTGCAGGTTGCAGATGTATCTTAATGCTTCATCCTAAAAAGAAGTCACTGTCAAAacaaagctaaattaaaatatttattaatttcctGCTGTGggtatatttttttgtaatgctAAATAAATTACACTAAATCTGCATTGGAAAAGAAGAGAACTTTATATTATAactttatattatattatattatatttatatacttTATAAAGTTGAAGGTTTTCATAAATTCAATAACAGCTGGAAAATACTCTATGTTCCTTTTTCTAAGCTGCCTTCCACAGGCATAGCAAGTTACTAACCCTGGGCTCACACTGCAACCAGTCCGGCTCCGCTGCAGCCGGTCTAGCTACGGCAGTTGACTTACATTGGCTAGAGATGGCTTTGACCTACAGATGTCCTTTTTTGCCATCATCCTTATGAAAAGGATGTGAAGCAGTGGTAAAACGAAGCAGTGGTTCTGGAACTCTATGATCAGCATCTTGTGTTCCATGATCTTAAATGACCGATAAGACGCTCTATCACATACTTTGTGACCGCGTGTCAGCAGAAATGATGTCATGTTTACACCATGGTGAAAACATAGCAGCTACAGCGGAAAAAAAAGTACTGGATGCACTTTACACTTGATCGCATGATTTCAATTAATTGTTTAATTTGTTCCAACTTCACAAAAAAAGGCTCTGGTGTCTGGCCAAAATTTGAAGCCAACTAAACAGATTTGGAGCGCCGGAAAGGCCAGTGCTTATCAGTACTGGGAgggtctctgaatgatctcattaacccaaacatggagacggaattaccaatgcttttgtagaactcttcaaaatgaataaacctgatcttttaacatcatctgtgtcttccatgcattgtaaattagATAAACACACTCCATGTGGCGATCAGGCTAAAActattagctggtagctccttcCCCACGGGGCCAGAGTGTCAACCTTAtgtacacatttttggacaggcaTTGAGCATAGAATTTGCCGTGGGGTAAAAAAGGGGCGGCCAGCGCTAATTTGTCGTCCAAATCACgctcagtgtgaacgcagcttaagcaaagatgcccaaaCGTCCCTTTCCCCAGCATTTTCCTCCAGCCTCTCTTACGAGACCCTGAGGCATTCCCAGCCCCAGCTGAGATACGTTTTTCTCTCCAGGGTTGCCTGAGTTTTCATCTGGGTCTCTGCTCAGTGGGACATGCTGGAAACATCTCCCCAAGGGgtcgtccaggaggcatctggaccAGGTGCCAGAACCACTTAAAATGGTTCCTCTCGATGAGAAGAGGCTGTACTCTGAAACTtcaggtgaccgagcttctcatcCTGTCTCTAacggagcgcccagccaccctacggaggaagctcattttggCCGCTTGTATTtgttcttttggtcatgacccatagctcatgaccgtAGGTGAGTCTCAGGACGAagatcgaccagtaaatttAGAGCTTCGCTTTCCGACTCGGCTCACTTAATCACAACCACCTGGTACAGCTACCATGTAACAGTGGACGCTGCTCcaatccacctgtcaatctcacgctccaatCTTCTCTCacttgtgaacaagaccccaagatatttaaactcatcCATCTGGTGCAGGAGTACTCCAACCACTCAAAGAGGATAAACTACCTTTCTCTAGTCAAGAACCATGGCATCAGACTTAgcagtgctgaccctcatcccagccgctgcATAGTCAGCtccaaaccgccccaatgcatgctggaggtctTGGCTTGATAAAGCCAACCTGACAACATCaactgcaaagagcagagaggaaatcctgtggtccccaaaccattTAAATTATGTGGACCTCAATTCAATTTGTATTCTGTCCGTaaagattatgaacagaactgTGATAAAGGGTCCAAAATTCACTGGTAACAGGTTTCACTCACTGCCAGCAGCACAAACCAAACTACTGCTCTCAGTACCTCCTACAGAACAAAGCAATGGATGAGATTAAATGCTTTCCCCATTTCAACAAAGCACATTGGATGGGCAAAGTCCCATGAACATTCAAGCACTCTCTGTAAGGTGTAGACGTTAGCTGCTTTCCCATGACCCagacaaaaactgtttcttCTGAATCAGAGATTCCATTATACACTGAATTCTCTTCTCCATGTAGTAGATATTACCAGAGAGCCCGAAACCATGAAAATACTTCTTCAATCTCAATAGCTCGTCAGTTGCTCTGTCAACAATGTTGACGTCCTGCTTCTGAGGCATTAAATGTTTGCTAGAATTTATTAGAGAACAACCTATAAGCCAtatgggagccagtttagctcatgctggtttgtggcaccttccgtctgtgaaaccagggttcaactccggcctgctccctgttcccttctctacctctgtgccggtctcAAGCCCgtttgctttgagaaggttgcgtcaggaagggcatccggcgtaaaacattgccaagtttaccatgcgactcgtttgctgtggcgacccctgatgggaaaaaccGAAAGAGAGCCATATCTATGGCCTCTCCAAACTCCCATCAGACttgagtttttttcctctgcaccTGCCCATGCTGCCAATACCTATCAGCTGTTTCAGGAGTCCCAAGAGCCGACCAGTCTCAACAGGATTACTTTTACAGTTTGACAACATCTCTTACTTCCATAAACCACCATAGGATTTGTGGTTTGCTCCTCTGCCAGAGACCAAACAGTCACATCTTTGAACAGTTCAATTGGCATTGGAGGTACACAACATGGTCTATTCAGACTTAGTGTCTTGATCCTCCAAGAGACAAGATGTTAAAAGGTAGGATGTGTGCAACTGAACCTAAAGTGCAAATgtatcagaatttttttttccatataaaGCAATGTTAGTAGAAGCAACATGGATCTGAAAACAAACTTGTGACAAACTCATATAACTGAGGATTTGATCAGAAGTGACTCCTCACAGATTTCTGTTGTTGTATGGCCTTGAATGGATTTCTCATCAATAAAAGCTTCAGGAGAGGTCGTAGCCTAAATGTTTTGAAGAACCATTGACTCAATTCCTGGTTTTAAAACTCTACTTCAAAACAGCCTTCTGTTGGACTGTTTGTTTGGTCCATGGTTGTTTTTTAAGTTactgttttaaagtgttttgttttggtctttttttgtaTAATGACATTGAGCGTCCTGAAAGGCacttcaaataaaatgaattattacTACTACTAACTGCACACAGCAATTGGATTTCTCTCAAATTTGGCAACATTTCAACCTGAATTTATATTTAACCTTCAGCTTTCAAAGGCAAATGCAGataaattagacaaaaaaaagaaaatattaggcttttattacaaaaaaacaagcttttctgGCAGGGAAGGCTGTTTCAGATGCAAAAGAGGACCCCTTCTCtttttgaaacagaaaatcaatCAGCAGTTGTCAGTTCAAACTTCCTGCAGCACTTAAACTGCTAAAGACAAATGAACTGCTAATCTGTCATTTTATCTAATAAGCCAGTGTGCAGTCGGGTGCTTACCGATGAGCTCTGTCAAAGCTGTTTAAGTATGGAGAACTTCAGAGCTTCttgagctgcagcagatgcCAAGGTGATGGTAGCAGTGGCTGTTTTTAGAGAAGGATTCTACAGCAAATAGGCTGTGCTGTGATAGCTGACATATGagtcaataaaaacattaaacctCCATAGTGCGTAATTCAATGCCGTTTTACATCATTTACACCAAGCATTGTTCTGTCCTTACACAAAAGGAAATGGACTATATGTCAAgtttaaagttaaagaaaaatcattttcttctgATCATTGTAGGTATATTCCCAGCCATCTACAGCTGTTACAGCAGAAGCTGGATTCCAGAACTGATTTACCTGGGCTTTCTTACCACCAATCGTTCATGACAATTTATTCTGCTGAAGTGTTGTTAACTCTTAAGGCTGATGTACACTGGTCTGCAGTAAGTCTCCGTTGCATTGACACAGAAAAATAGAAGGTTTATTGCTAAATCTGAATGTTAACATCACCACCGTCATGTTTCCGTCTGACATCCATCACTCCACAACGGAATGCAAGCTTAATGCAGGGGTTCAATTTCCAGTCGGTTGATGCATCAACTTCACGGAAAAAGGCCAGAGAAACGGGAAAAAGGtcagtgtttcaaaataaaaccttcggttgtacttttaaaataaaaatgtattaaatttcATTGTACATTTAAGGTGACATGCCCAGATAATCACGCACGTTAACCCTGCGGACAACACCAGCTTCCATTTTTGCCATGGACGACAGACTTTTTTTGGAAGTACAAAACAACATCATTTATaacacaaaacatgcattttacaaggactcgTTGAGGAATGGGAGGGCATGGGGCCTAATTGCAAAGGTTTTGGATGAACTACTTTACATGagggtggcaggacaaaccacgCTTCCGGTAGCCAGGGGCGAGGGACCGGAGACGCAACAGAGACAATGAAATCTGATGGTCATGAAATGGACTCTTCACGCAATGCAAGGGAAAAACACTGCATACATACCAGTCTAATTTGGCTTTAGACTTTAAAGAGTGCacatgtttagtctgttttttgcCCACAACACATTTATAGACCATTTCAATATTTTGGGTTTTACTCACTTTCTTCTGTAGCGCCCGTCCCATGTAATAAACTAAACGGTAAAACTCAAATACTGTAATACTATGGGCGGGGCCCTGGGTGTGATTTTTATGGTTTGGTGCCGTCACAAATCCCTTTAACTTCTAAGTGTTTTGTAGTTGATTATtgtcaaaattaaataatttccaAACATACTTCAAATCTAATAACTTAAAACTTTTCCTCGTTTACCGTCTCCAAACTTCAAGAAAAACACCTTCAAAAACTCCAGACAAGAAGTGTcgtttaaataaactgaaaatttagctattaaaacaaatacaaaaatcaaaaacaaagtaTGAATCTTAGTTCACAAATCCAcaagaaaatgggaaaataaaaacacttacaaactcaaaaaatgtccctttttaaataaacaaaatacccGTTGCAGGCCTGTGTCGTCGCTCGGGAGCGTTGAGGTCTAAAACGTATTGACCGCTTCActtagaaagcaaaacaaaataagcacgtgcagtgtttttttttttttgtactcacAACCTCCTGGTTCAGTCAGTGCGGATTCTGGTGTATTGACTTGGAAATGAGTGAGGGAAAGGAACTTGACCCAAACTGGAACTGGACTCTTGTTCAATGTTGACTGAACACAACCCGGGTCCCAGCGGGAACTTTCTGGATCTCCGTCTGATGCCCACAGGAATACCCCAAGAGCGCGTCCTGGTCCTTCAGCAGCATTTCATATGCTCTGAACTCCTTTGGCGAACTCTGCATCCACCACCGTCAGAGAATATAAATCAAGCCGAAACTTGAACCACGCTTCCAGCTTCTGTACGTAGCCTGTTCGACACGCACACACTTTTTTCAATTGTCCCGCCCTCTAATGTTGTGATTGGATTAAAATCCAAAACCCAACCAATAACACTCACAGAATCCGTTGACAGACAATCTGACATCCAATTAGGTTAGCCAACACATTGAGCACCCTTTATACACTCACAGTAacttaagaaaaataataaaacaaataataaaacactgatAATACTTTAGATAAATTCCTTGCCAACAGTTTAACTTTACATAGATAACTTAACTGTTTATCTAAAGAGAACTTAAACAAATATAGATATTTTTTATAACAAATACTATTTAAAtgaacaactgtttttttcttcttttaagacCGGGCTACATCCTCCCCCTTCTAAAAAGGGTAGATGCCCTCATCTAACACAAAACTTCTTACCAGATGTTTTGACATGGGTGTTCTTATGACCAGATATTTGCTTTGAACAAATTCGATGTTCCGTCACTGGGTCAACATCAGTAGATGGGGTATTTAGGTTCAACTGAATGACCATCCCATGATGAACAATGGTGACTGGTTCCTCTGTTGCATGACCTGGTTTATCATACGTCAAGCGAATTACCGGCTTGATTTGTCGCTGTGACTGCCTAATAGATGTACCTGCCTTACGATCAGTTTTCCTATTAGATGACGGACATTCTGGTTCAACATCTGAATCGGTTCTGTTGGTTTCTGTCTCACGAGCAGAGTGGTGAGGTTCATCCTCAGATGACTGCTCTGTAACATGTTCATCACTCTGTTCACTCTCAGACAAATCAGAGTTGTCATGGTCAGAAACTAGACATGTCTTCTGTTGAGAATGAGTTAAAAGCTGTTGATTCACTTCATCAATATCAAAAGACGGACCTTCACCTTCTTCCTCCAAGTCCGACTCTGAAAAGGAATAATCAGATACCTGTTCTGAAAGCAAGGGAGGAGGTCCCTTATCTGCCCTGACCTTTTCCAGCCTTGTTACTGGACGGGGTGAGAGGTTTTTAACGTCTCTCTGAAACTCTGGCATTCTCACAAGGTAACCAATCGGTAGAAGGTGATCTCTGTGGAGAGTTTTAACAGCTCCACCACCATATTCTGGTTCAACCTGATAAACCGGAAGATTGGGCAACTGTTTGACTACCACATAAGGAGTTGACTTCCATCTATCTTGTAGTTTATGTTTGCCTTTCATCCCAAGATTTTTTACAAGTACTCTATCGCCCATCACCAATGGCTGACCTCGGACACGTTGATCATAACGAGACTTGTTTCTGAAGTGAGTTTTGTCTGCAGTCTCCGTGGCAAGTCTGTAAGCTCTTTTGAGATCTTGCCTCAGCTTGTGGACATACTGTGAATGAGAAAGCTCATCATCTTTGTCGGGATTTATCATGAAGCAAATGTCAACAGGAAGTCGTGCCTCTCTCCCAAACATCAAATAATAAGGAGAGTACCCTGTAGCTTCATTCTTAGTACAGTTGTACGCATGTACCAACTTACTAATCTGCTGACtccagttgtgtttcttttctccCTCTAGTGTACCCAACATAGACAAAAGAGTTCTGTTAAAACGCTCGGGTTGAGCATCGCCTTGCGGATGATAGGGTGAAGTATGTGACTTCCGGACTCCCAGCATAGAAAGAAGCTCTTTTATCAATCTACTTTCAAAATCTCTGCCCTGATCTGAATGTATCCGGGCAGGAAGTCCATAATGCAGAAAATATTCATCCCACAACACTTTAGCAACTGTTGATGCCTTTTGGTTCTTAGTAGGAAATGCCTGTGCGTATCTCGTGAAATGGTCGGTTATTACTAACACATTGGCAATTCCCCTGCGATCTGGTTCTATCTGCAGAAAATCAATGCAGACCAGGTCTAACGGCCCCTTACTGGTGATATGATGTAATGGCGCAGAACGCTGAGGAAGAGTCTTTCTTGTAATACACCTTCCGCACGTTTTGATGTACTGTTCCACATCAGAAGTCATGCGTGGCCAATAAAATCTGCCTTTCAGTAGATCAGAAGTCTTCTCCACTCCTAAATGACCACAATCATCATGCAACGaccttaaaattgtttttcgATACCTTTCAGGCAACACTAGCTGTCTGCTTCCACTGTCCGTTTGTGTTTGTCTAACTCTGTATAGTATTCCATCTCTGATCTCTAGTTTTGAGATCTCTCTACAGAGTAAAGCAACATCCGGAGGATCATTTTTGCCATGAACCGGCACATTGCCAGCTTCGATGGCTGATTTCACTGGGCCAATGCTCAGATCTGTGTCCTGAGCATACTTGAGATCTTTTGGACTCAACTGATCTATGTTGCTTGTACTCAAATTCACTGGGCAAACATATACATCAGGGATACCTTCTGGCGGAGCTCCCAGTTGATCGATGTACCTTGAAGGTACTCCAGAGTCACTTGTTGCACAAGACCATTTACACAGTGCTTTAATACCAGAGGGTGGTATGACTGTCCAGTCAGTCTGAAGTTCATCCTCATGTTGACGTGACAGTAAATCCGCATCTACATTGTGACGACCGGGTCGGTACTGAATGGTAAAGTCATATGTAGCCAAGGCCGCTAACCATCGGTGTCCAGTTGCATTCAGCTTGGCAGAAGTCAACACATATGTGAGCGGGTTGTTGTCAGTCCTCACAGTAAATTTAGCTCCATACAAATAGTCGTGAAATTTATCAACGACTGCCCATTTCAACGCTAAAAATTCTAGCTGATGAGCTGGGTATCTCTGCTCAGAGTTGCTGAGTTTTCGACTTGCAAATGCTACAGGCCTGAGGCCTTCCGAATACTCTTGATTTAGCACTGCACCTAACCCACTCATGCTGGCATCAACATGCAAGATGTAAGGTTTAGTGGGGTCAGCAAATGACAATACTGGGGCATTCACtaaacagtcaatggtttttCTGAATGACTCTCTACAAGATTGATCCCACCGTTCTCCGAAGGGTTCAGTTGCTTTGAAATATGGCCTGGTGGAGTCTGCGCATAGCGGTTTACCTTTCTTTTGCGTTGGCGGGTAACCTTTTGTCAACTCGGTAAGTGGGTGAACTATCTGAGAATAGTTTGCAATGAATCGGCGATAGTAGCCACTAAACCCAAGAAATGATTTAAGGGTCTTAAGGTCAGTAGGCTCTTTCCAGTTTTTCACTACTTCTACCTTCTCTGGATCAGTAGTGATTCCTTTCTCTGAAACAATGTGACCCACATATTTCACACGAGGCTGACAGAACTGACATTTATCAAGAGACACTTTGAGTCCAACCTCCTGAAGACGGTCAAGAACTTTGAGAAGACGGTGCTCGTGTTCTTCCAGAGTTTTTCCAAAGacaatgatgtcatcaagaTAGACTATGACTTGAAGAAGGTGCATATCACCAACAGCCTTTTCCATTAGCCTCTGGAACGTAGCTGGGGCTCCTGTTATGCCCTGAGGCATCCTCTCAAATTGATAAAACCCGAGAGGGCAAATGAATGCAGTCTTCTCCTTGTCTTCTTCCGCCATTTCAATCTGATAATACCCACTGCGAAGATCTAACACAGAAAACCACTTACTACCGGTTAAGCAATCCAAAGCGTCATCAATGCGAGGCATTGTGTACTGGTCGGGTATGGTACGCCTGTTTAGGGTACGATAATCGACGCACATCCGCACAGCACCATTCTTTTTTCTCACTACCACTATTGGCGACGCATATGGACTCCGCGACTCTTTCAGAATACCAGCAGAGAGTAATTGCTGTATGTGTCTTCTAACATCATCAATGTCAGCAGGTGCCAAACGCCGTGATCGCTCTCTAAAAGGGGTGGAGTCTTTTAGGCGAATCTGATGTTTCACACCTTGGGCTAGACCAACATCCCACTCGTCAAGCGAAAAAACCTTTGGCCTGTCTGATAATTTCTGTCGCAGCCGCTGCTTCCATTCTTCAGGGACCGGTGAATCTCCAAATTCAAACAGTTCAGGATTAAGCCTATGGCTTGGTTGGTCAGATAGATGAGGCAATACTGCTGTGTCTACCACATATATTTCAGCAAGGACTGTTCCAACCTGAATAGAGGTGGGTTTTTGGGATTCGTTGTGTAGCAGTACTGTAAAACTATCAGGGTCAATGTTGTTGTCTGGAAGCACTCCTGGTTGTACTAGTACTCCAGTTGGGAGTTGTTGTACCTGTGGGTTGTCAACAAGAACCAGGTTCTTAGCAGCGGATTCAGTCTTTTCTACTTTACAGGTGGCATATAGGCTCTCACCCGGTGCTATGTAAAGTGAACCTGGACCTGGCCACTTCACCTGTCCAACCGTTTCATCCTCTGAAATAACGGGTGGTGATTGAACCTGTGATTGAATTTTGTCATACACTGCCTGTATTCTCATGGAATGGACTTTGGGTTTGCTGCCACTCTCATTTACAATATCCCATAATCTGTGAAACAGAAAAGCATTTGTGCCTACTATTACAGGTGCCTGTTGGCCATGTTGAGGCTCTGGACATATGAGAGCAAGAACACTGACGGGCCCTTTAACCCCAGACATGTCCTCTGGAAATTCCATTTCAACAACCACATATCCTCTATAAGGATACTCAGAATCAGCAAGACCCCAAATAGAGAGTTTGGAGATTGGTTGTATGGGAACATGAGGTAGGTGACTTTGGTACCAATCCTCAAAGATGATAGTTACATTGGAACCTGAATCCATAAGTGCATCACATAAAATGTCATTAACTTTAATGTTACAGATGGACGATGGACCAACCAGTCCTGTCGGTAGCTTAGCATCAGCTTTAGGGGCTTTCATTGTATTCACCCTTGCCTTGCACTCATCTGAATTTTCGACACCCTCTTTCTGCTCAGTCGTAATGTCACGCACTTGTCGTATGAGCTTTTTGATCACTTTCTGTGCATTTTCAGGGGCTGTACATCTGACGGACACGTGTCCATTCTCACCACATCTGtaacaaaaaaatccagtaCGCTCATCCTTGGATGGCGCTCTTCGGGAGACAGGTTTGGTGTTTGAAGCTGCTCTGCCTCTAACAGTATCGGTCCAACCTGGCGCACTAGATGCTGAGTTTACAGTCATCACGCTCAACTGCTCTTTGAGAGTGTTTACTTCTTTACGCAACGACTGTATTTCGGGGTTGTATTCactttttgattgttttctctCTTTAAACTTCTTTGCATGATGCTCTGTAGCTGGTTTAACCAGCTTGGTTCTCTGCTCATTGAGCTTGGCTTGCAACTCTTCCATTTGAGCCTTGAGATCGGTATGTGTATACAGATCTAAATCTGGCTCTTGCTCAACCTTCACTGTGTGTACACGCGGTCGAGGTGTAGGTTTTTGTAGACTACGCCTTACAGCTTCACGGTCTTCCTCTACCCGTATCTCTGTTAACAAGTCTAAAAAAGTAGGGGGTCTGTCTCTCCTATCTCGGAGATTCAACTGAAGCAACATTATGTCAGACTCCGTTGCTCCTTTGATAAGCTGCTCGAGTCGAACTTCATCAGCTGCACGACCAGTTAAGCCACCTTTCTGAATGACTTTATTAAGCGATCGCTCCAACCGCCGCAAAAACTCTGACAATCGCTCCCCTGACTTTTGATAGAGTGAcctaaaagacaaataaaggTCCTCTCCAGTTTCTGTAACTCCGAATGCATTTTCGATAGCCTGAATGTATTCCCTATGCTTAGCATCAGGATTTGACAAACGAACTGCTTGAATGATCTCCAGAGCAGGGCCTTTCAGACTTTCCACCAATCTGcgtcttttctctttttctgtacATTCACATTCTTCCACCATTAACTTTGCCTGCTCAAGCCAGCCATCTAAACACTCCTCACCTAATGGAACAGGGCTTACTCCTGAGAAAGTTTTTAACCGGCGATAGTTATTACTTTCTGTGGGTTTGGTGGATCGGTTTAGTACTTCACCAACTGCACGAATGATTGACTCCGGACTGCTGTTCCACGCAGTACTAGGAGCACACATTG contains:
- the LOC105353704 gene encoding paraneoplastic antigen Ma2-like, whose product is MTQLELTNWCRGEGVALEHALMVHGVPEEEPTANVEETLQSIKALGRVRVRGKMFDSKNQTVTLLCECREVIDPSKIPPELIPPTGETKWTIVIAQSVVNDEDTFTVKLAQFLQDEGKTMDDIQTMCAPSTAWNSSPESIIRAVGEVLNRSTKPTESNNYRRLKTFSGVSPVPLGEECLDGWLEQAKLMVEECECTEKEKRRRLVESLKGPALEIIQAVRLSNPDAKHREYIQAIENAFGVTETGEDLYLSFRSLYQKSGERLSEFLRRLERSLNKVIQKGGLTGRAADEVRLEQLIKGATESDIMLLQLNLRDRRDRPPTFLDLLTEIRVEEDREAVRRSLQKPTPRPRVHTVKVEQEPDLDLYTHTDLKAQMEELQAKLNEQRTKLVKPATEHHAKKFKERKQSKSEYNPEIQSLRKEVNTLKEQLSVMTVNSASSAPGWTDTVRGRAASNTKPVSRRAPSKDERTGFFCYRCGENGHVSVRCTAPENAQKVIKKLIRQVRDITTEQKEGEGPSFDIDEVNQQLLTHSQQKTCLVSDHDNSDLSESEQSDEHVTEQSSEDEPHHSARETETNRTDSDVEPECPSSNRKTDRKAGTSIRQSQRQIKPVIRLTYDKPGHATEEPVTIVHHGMVIQLNLNTPSTDVDPVTEHRICSKQISGHKNTHVKTSGKKFCVR